From a region of the Deinococcus terrestris genome:
- a CDS encoding LCP family protein, which yields MRRTLLSLLVVLAGLVALAAPAAPALSRYGALPRAADGPLNILLAGVDVEYDDSAGVWPYPPKPEDFLGRTDTIVLAQVHPDGQTDLLSIPRDTWVNVPGWGLSKINAANRHGGPEVLAATVQELTGVRVDAHVLLSLGAVRALTDAAGGVTVDVPQRMKYDDNAGKLHINLYPGRQRLSGEQAEGFLRFRKDNLGDIGRVARQQAFLTALIAQTRSPLNWWRLPRMVGALNEHTRSDLSRGEVGALLGAALRGPRVQSHTVPGDYGAGGTWIADRAALADLVREHFRDPNDPRSLSVAVLNVGAPDGSAARMQARLRGLGYADVTIANGPRGEGPTTLSGEGAAAVQRDVGFGQVTAEPGVAGADVTVRLGSDTPAN from the coding sequence GTGCGCCGCACCCTCCTCTCCCTGCTCGTCGTGCTGGCGGGCCTCGTCGCCCTCGCGGCCCCCGCCGCGCCCGCCCTGTCCCGCTACGGCGCCCTGCCCCGCGCCGCCGACGGTCCGCTGAACATCCTGCTCGCCGGGGTGGACGTGGAATACGACGACTCGGCGGGGGTGTGGCCGTATCCCCCCAAGCCCGAGGACTTCCTGGGGCGCACCGACACCATCGTGCTCGCGCAGGTGCACCCGGACGGGCAGACCGACCTGCTGAGCATTCCGCGCGACACCTGGGTGAACGTGCCCGGCTGGGGCCTGAGCAAGATCAACGCCGCCAACCGCCACGGCGGGCCGGAGGTGCTCGCGGCGACCGTGCAGGAGCTGACCGGGGTGCGGGTGGACGCGCACGTGCTGCTCTCGCTGGGAGCGGTGCGGGCGCTGACCGACGCGGCGGGCGGCGTCACGGTGGACGTGCCGCAACGCATGAAGTATGACGACAATGCCGGAAAGCTCCACATCAACCTGTATCCGGGGCGCCAACGCCTCAGCGGCGAGCAGGCCGAAGGCTTCCTGCGCTTCCGCAAGGACAACCTCGGGGACATCGGGCGGGTGGCGCGGCAGCAGGCTTTTCTCACGGCGCTGATCGCCCAGACCCGTAGCCCACTGAACTGGTGGCGGCTGCCGCGTATGGTCGGCGCCCTGAACGAGCACACCCGCTCGGACCTGTCGCGCGGCGAGGTGGGGGCGCTGTTGGGGGCAGCGCTGCGCGGCCCCCGCGTGCAGAGCCACACGGTTCCCGGCGACTACGGGGCGGGCGGCACCTGGATCGCGGACCGGGCGGCGCTGGCCGACCTCGTGCGCGAGCACTTCCGCGACCCGAACGACCCGCGCTCGCTCTCGGTGGCGGTGCTCAACGTGGGCGCTCCCGACGGCAGCGCCGCCCGGATGCAGGCGCGGCTGCGCGGGCTGGGCTACGCCGACGTGACCATCGCCAACGGTCCACGCGGGGAAGGTCCCACCACCCTCAGTGGCGAGGGGGCTGCCGCCGTGCAGCGCGACGTGGGCTTCGGGCAGGTCACCGCCGAGCCGGGGGTAGCCGGGGCGGACGTGACGGTGCGGCTGGGGAGCGATACTCCGGCGAACTGA